In Deltaproteobacteria bacterium, the genomic window GCGCGACGCGATGAAGAGCAGCGGAAGCGCGGCGCACGCATAACGCAGCGTGGTGATGACAAAAAACGGCGCTTTGCCCATCAGCACCTTGGTGGCCGAGTACGTGCCCGCCCACAGGATGTTCATGGCGATGAGCAGGAGCAGGGTCTTGCGCGGCATGCGCCCTGTTATCACGGATGCCGCGAAAGTCCGAGTGCATCTGGGCAAACGAAGAGCGGACATCGAATGTAATCGGGATCACTACGGACACGGCCGGCCCGCATGGTATAAGGGACGGGCGTCGATACATCTTGCCCCTTCGTCGAGTTCGCCGTTGCCGCAGCGCAATCGCTCGATTCGAATCCTCGGCCGCCAACTTCGCGCGGTGCGGCTCGTGCCGTTGTGCGCGATCGTCGCGCTCGCGCTGTCGTGCAACGTCGCGGACGAACTGCCCGCACCGAATCCCCCAGCGCCCGATTCCTCGGTTCAGCGTCTCACCGCATCGAACGACGCCGACGCGACGGCCGCGCTCTCCGACTACGCGATGCAGTTCCACTGGGAACGCCGATACACGGGCGCCGGATCGAACACGGACAAGGCCGTGCGCGTGCTGGGATGGGGCGGCAATGTGTTCGCGGTCGGATCGTCTTATGCCGCGGGCGCGCGGCGGGACGTCGTTGTCGTCAAATACAACTCCGCGGGAAACGAACAGTGGGTCGCGCGGCTGGACGGGCTCGATCACCTCGACGACGTGCCGACCGACGCCGCCATGACGGCCGACGGCGACGTGATCGTCGTCGGCTGGACGCAGACGTCGTTCTCCGGCCGCGATTGGCTGATCGCGCGTGTCGATGGTCCCACGGGCAATGTGGAGTGGACGCAGTTTCTCAATGGCGCGGACAGCCTCGACGACGATGCGGTCGCGCTGACCTTCGACAGCGCGGGGAACATCGTCGTTGCCGGAATCCTGCGTTCGTCGATCACCGGCATGCAGATGGCGGCTCACGCGTACGCGCCCGGCGGCAGCCCGATCTGGCTGCGCGTCTTCGGCGGGACGGGCGATGAGGTCCCCACCGACATCGCGCGCGGCGGCGACCGGATCGTCGTGACCGGTTGGATCGAGGACGGGGCGGATCGCGATGTTCAGACGGTGGCGTACTCGGATCTCGGCCTCCCCGAATGGGACGCGCGATACGACGGCGATTCGGGATTCGATTCCGCCGCGGCCGTTCAGGTCGATTCGGCCGGCGTCGCGTACGTCGTGGGGCAGGTGGAGTCCGCCGCCGGAGACGCCGAGGGCGTGGCGCTGCGTTATCTCACCGACGGCTCGTTCGACTGGGATCGGACATTCCCCGCACCGGATGGCGACGCCGTCTTTGCGGACGCGGTGTGGGACGGCGCGGCGCTCATGTGCGCGGGTCACGAGCAAACGGCGGTGGACGAGTTCCGGCACCGCCTCGTGCGCGTCGAGCCGGACGGCGACACGGCGTGGAGCGCGACGGCGGGGTCATTCGACACGATGGGCGACGCGCCGACGACGCTCGCGGCGCTCGGCGGGGACTGGATGGTCGTCGGCATCACGCAGACGACGCACTTCTCGTCCGCCGGCGGCGTGCTGGCCGCGCTGTCGGGAGCGTTGCACGGGTCGGACGACGGACTGGGACGCGCGGCGCTCGTGCCCTTCGACTGCTGCGACATCGAGGTGGAGGTCGACACGGCGGCGGGCGCGACGGCGTGGAGCGCGACCTACGCGGGTCCGGGCGATCCCTCGGTCGTGGTGGACGAGCCCTTCGCGCTGGCGGCGACGACGGACGGAGGCGTGGTCGTCACGGGCCGGTGCTGGTCGAGCGACGCCGGCGACGACATGTGCACGGTCAAGTATGACACGGATGGAAACGTCGCGTGGGAGCATCGCTTCGACGGCGGCGCGGGAGCGCAGTTCGACGAGGGCCGCGACATCGCGCGGGGCGACGCGGGCGACATCGCCGTCGCGGGTCCGTCGGTGAATCCGGTTTCTGGCGATCCCGGCGACACTGATTTCGCGGTCGCGCATCTGGCCGCGAACGGCGTGGAGCAATGGCGCGCGCGCTACGAGGGCGACGCGGGCGGCGCGGACAACGCCCGGCGCGTCGTCATCGACAAGCAGGGCAACGTGATCGTCGTCGGCGAATCGGACGGCGTGACCGGCGGCGTCAACATCGCGCTCGCGAAATGGAACGCGGCGGGTGTGTTCCAGTGGGACGCGATCTACGACGGTCCGGCGGGCGGACCCGATCGGCCGCGCGGCCTCTCGTTCGACGGCACCGGAAACCTTTTCGTCGCGGGCTATTCGCAGGGTGTCGGCACGGGGCGCGACCTCGTGCTGATCAAATACAGCCCGTCCGGCGACGAAGCCTGGGTCGTTCGCGTGGACGGCGCGGCGCACCTGTCCGACGAGGGGTATCAGGTCGTGACGGACGCGGACGGCAACGCCTACGTGACGGGTTACGTCTGGCGCACGACGGGATTCCTCGACTACTTCACCGCCGCCTACGATACGGACGGCGACGAGCAATGGAGCGCGACCTACGACGGTGACGCTGCGTTTCGCGACGCGGCGGTCGATCTGGCGGTGGACGCGGCGGGCAACGTCTTCGCCACGGGTACGTCGTTCGGTTCGGGGGGCAGCGACAACATCGTGACCGTCGCCTACGACGCAAACGGCGACGAAATGTGGGTCGCGTCCTACGACGGCCCCGGCGGCCCGCCGCGCGACGTGGCGGTCGCGATCGACCTCGACGTCGAGGGCGGTGTCTATGTCGGCGGCACGTCGAACTTCTTTGCGTCGGACTACGTGATCGTCAAATACGGTCCCGACGGCGAGTTCGAGTGGGAGAAGCGTTACGACGGCGGGCAGGGACGAGAGAACATCTTCCGGGACGTCGCCGTCAACGCCTCGGGCGACGTCTTCGGCACCGGCAGCGCCGACGTCGCGCAGACGTTTTACGACTACCAGACGGTGAAATTCAAACCGTGCATCGGGTGCTTGATCGACGGGACGTGCTGGGCCGACGGCGCGAGCCCGGGCGGAGATCCGTGTCGAGAGTGCGTGGTGAGCCAGTCGACCACCTCGTGGACCGATCAGGACGGCGTCACCTGCGACGACGGTGAGTGGTGCAACGGCGCGGACACGTGCTCGGGCGGATCGTGCTCGTCGCACACCGGTTCGCCGTGCTCGAGCGATGGACTCTTCTGCAACGGCAACGAGTTCTGCCGCGAGTCCGACGACACGTGCCAGTCGCCCGGCGATCCCTGCCCAGCCGACGGCCAGTTTTGCAACGGGACGGAGACCTGCGACGAAGACGTGAACGCGTGCGTGCGGGTCGATCGCCCGTGCGTCGAGGACGGTCTTTGGTGCAACGGCGAGACGACGTGCAACGAAGGCGGCGACGCCTGCGTCACGAGCGATCCTCCGTGCGTGGACGACGGCAAGTTTTGCAATGGCGATGAAGTTTGCGACGAGAACGCCGATGCCTGCGAGTCGGAGGGAAACCCCTGTCCGTCGGACGACGTCTTCTGCAACGGGCTTGAATACTGCGACGAAAGCGCGGACGAGTGCGGAGTGGCCGATCCGCCGTGCCCCGATGACGGCCTGTTCTGCAACGGCGAGGAGAGCTGCGACGAGGTCGCCGGCGCCTGCGCGTCGAGCGGTAAGCCCTGCGCCGACGACGGCGAGTTCTGCAACGGCGTCGAGCAGTGCAACGAAGAGTCCGACGCGTGCGAGAGCCCCGGAGATCCCTGCGTCGATGATGGACTGTTCTGTAACGGCGAGGAAACCTGCAACGAAGAAGGCTCGTCGTGCGCGTCGAGCGGGAACCCGTGCGATGACGGAACGATTTGCGACGACGCCAAGGACTCATGCGTCGCGCCCGATGACGACGCCGACGACGATTCGGACGACGACGCGAATGACGACGATCAGGACGACGACGGCGCGGGAGATGACGATTCGACCGGCAACGACGATGCGGACGACGACGCGGCGGGTGACGATGATGCGTCTCCCGACGGCGGCGAATCGGGCGACGACGACTCCGGCGGGTCCTGCTGCGGGTGTTAGCTAATCGCGGGCCTTCGGCCCGCCGTAGAGGCCCATGTCGTTTCGGCTCGCGTCGGGATCGTTGTAGATCGCGGAAGGGTCCCCCGCGTTGATCAGCGTGCTCTGCGGTTTGAGCCGGAAATCCGACGCCGACTCGAACTGCGGATTGACCGACATCGACCCCGTGCCGCCCGGCGCGGAAACCGTGTCGAGGATGTCGGAATACAGAAACTGCACGCACGCGTCGCCCGCGAGCGTCCTGTCGTTCTGGAAAGAAATCGAGTTGCGCGTCGTGCTCGCCGTGCATTCGCCGAAGAAGATAGATTCCCGATTGAGCGCGAACACGCTGTTGACGATGTGGGCGCCGCCGGCCGACCACCAGATGCCCGCACCACCCGACGAAAACAGAGAATTCGCGATGGTCGCGGAGGCGTCGGGCGAGGGCTCCCAGACCGCGAGCCCGGCGTGACTCGCGCGAAAGTCGCAGTTTTCGATATTCGGGAACGGGTTTTGGACGCCGACGAGCGACAGGCCCAGCGTGGCGTTCTCGAACGAGACGTATTCGAAGACCGACGGCGCGCCGCTCGTCTGATCGAGCGATACCTTTCCCCACGCGCCGGGCTCGGCCTTTATCCCCTCAAAAACGATCGGGGAATCCGCATCGCCGAGGGCGATGATCGCGCCGGTCACCTCGAGGGCGAAGTTCATGCGGATATGCGTTCCGGGCAGCACCACGAGGGTGCCGATCACGCGCAGGCGGCCGCGGATCTCGTAGTTGGGGTACGTCCCGTTCACGACGCCCTGCGAATTCCCGGCGACATCTTCCATCGTAAAGACCGCGTCATCGCCTTCCAGCGTCCAGAGCGGCGCGAGAAAGTCGTAGGTTTCGAAATAGCCGTTCTCGATGAGCGCGCGCACGAGCAGCACCAGGCTCGCGTCTTCGTGCGTGAACGCGCCCGTCGCGAAGCCATTGTTGATGTCGAGATCGCCCAGGACCTCGGTGTCCTCGCGATACCCGAACAACTCGAGGATGCCGCGCACCACGTCCTCGCGTACGGGGGCCGTTGATCCGAAACACACCTCGCCGTCGCCCACGTATTCGTACGCGCCGCAACCCGCGTCGTGCGTGAAGTGCAGACCGCCGGTCTGCGGCGTCCCCGACGCGATGAAGAGCGAGTCGCCGGCGAGGTCTTCGAGCCGGTCGAGCGCCTCGGTGATCGCGGTACTGTCCGAGAAGCCCACTCCGACCGTGACCGGCACGGGGAAGACGGGGCAGTCGCCGGCCTCGCTCACGCCGTCGGCGTCCAGGTCGCAGACCGGAACGTCGCGCTCCAGAATCTTCTGCTGATTCTGAAACGTCACGGGGACGAGGGGATGGTCGACGGTGATTTCGCCCTCGACCGTCACCGGCAACGACGCGCGCGTCTGCCGGAATGCGTTGCTGCCGTTCGAGAACTCCAGCTCGGAATTGGCGAGGTCGGACGGGTAGTAAGGGATCTCGTAGTCGCCCTGCGCGTCGGAGTGCGTGTTGCGCAGCGCCTGCCCGCTCGTTCGATCGACGAGAGCGACGAGTTCTCCCGCCGCCGGCGAACCCGTGAAGACGTCGAAGACGTTTCCGCGAATGGTCGTCGCGCTGACCGCCACGTCCCATTCCTGTTCGTCGGACAGTCCGCCGAGGTCGGTGACCTTGATGCGGTAATGTTGCGGCGAACCCCAGTGCTGTGGTTGCGGCGTCCACGTCAGCCGCCCGTTCACGCCGTTGATGAAAGCGCCCGAGGGCCCCTGCAAAATCTCGTAGTCGATGTGGTCGCTCGCGTCGATGTCGTTCACGACGATGTCGTAGGTGTAGTTTGATCCCAGCGAGGCGGCCACCCCGGGTGTCGAGACGATGACGGGCGCGTCGTTGACGGGATTCACGTGGATATCGAACACGCCCGACGCGCTCAGGCCATCGGGATCGGTCGCGGTGACGGTGACGTTTTCGATCGTCCCGTTCCAGTCCGGCGGCGCGCTCGCGTCCAACCGGTTTTCGCCATCCACCGAAAGCGTGAGGGGAGACTCGCCGGCGAACGTGAAGGTCAGCGGATCGCCGTCGCCGTCCACGAAGAACAAGTCATAGTCGAGGATGTCCTCGGCATCCGCATCCTCGTCGAACCCCACGTCGTTCAGCGGCAGAATGCGGCGCGGCGCGAGGTTGATCGATCCCACCGCGATGTCCACGTCCTCGGTCGTGCTCGCCATGCCGTCGGTCGCGCCGAAGGTCACGGCGTAATCGCCGGCTTGATCCTGATCCGGAGTCCACAGGAACACGCCGTACGCCGGGAAGAAGAGCGCGCCGGACGGGACGGTATCCACCGTGTACGTCACCGGATCGCCGTCGGGATCGGCCGCGTTCAGGACGAGGACGAGCAATTCGCCTTCGTCGATCGACTGCGGGCCGATGGGTTCGAGGACCGGCGCGAAGTTCGCGTCGCCCACGCTGATCGTGATCGATTCTTCATCGACCGCATGCCCGTCGGTCACCAGAAAACGCACCCCCGGCCACGTGCCCGCCTGCCCCAAAACGGGCGCCCAGGAAAACGTCGCGGTGTCCTCATCGAAAATCGCGCCGGGCGGCAGATTCGTCGCCGAGAACGTCAGGTCGTCGCCGTCGGCGTCCGTGGCGGAAATCGCGAATTCGAGTTCTTCGCTCTCGCCCGTGGAGCGTGGGCCGATGGCGTCGAGCACCGGCGGCGAGTTGTCCGTGTGGTCGTCGTCCGATGCGTCATCGTCCGATGCGTCGTCATCTGACGCATCGTCGTCCGCCGAGTCGTCATCGGGAGACGAATCGTCGTCGATGGGGACGTCGTCGTCGTCATCAGCGGAATTCGCCGAACGCGTTTCTTCGCCGCTTCCGCCCCCGCATCCGGCGTCGGACAGAGCCAGCGCAATCATGAATAGGATCAGCACGCCCGCTCGACTCAAGAACGTACCTGTTCCCTCAACGCGACGAACCGATCATCGGCGACGAACCGATCATCGGCGACGAACCGATAATCGATGAATTGTAGCACGATCCGCCGCGATACCATCCCCGGCGTCGCGAGAAGTTTCGTTCTTGTAAGCGACGCGACACGAACGCCGGGCGAGTTTCGTTCACGCCTTCGGAGCGCCGATGGCGAGCGTGAGATCCGCGCCGGACAGATCCGCGTCGTCGAGATTCGCTCCGGAAAGGTCAGCCCCTTCGAGCTTTGCGCCGCGCAGGGACGCCCCCGACAGATCCGCTCCGCGCAGGATCGCATTCGTCAGGTCCGCGCCGTCGAGCACCGCCTCGGACAGATCCGCCTCTTCGAGGTTCGCCGCCGCGAGATTCGCCTGATCGAGCCGCGCACCGGCAAGCTGCGTCCAACTCAGGTTCAGACCCGACAGATCCGTCCCGGAGAGAATTGCGCCCCGCAGATAGGCGTCGCGCAGCGCCGCGCCCGCGAAGTGCGCACCGCGAAGGTCCGCTCCCTCGGCATTGGCGTGAAAGAGCTGCGCGCCCTCGAGATGCGCGCGACGCAGATCGGCCGCCGCGAGCGTCGCGTGCTTGAGGTCCGCATGTCGCAGGTCCGCCCCTTCGAGCACCGCGTCCACCAGGTAAGCGCGAACGAGCCGTGCTCCGGCGAGATCGATGCCGCCGAGCTGCGCCCCGCCGATCCGCGCGCCTTCCAGCACGGGTTTCCATTCCGGCTCGGTCCGCCGCAGTTCGTTCCACGTCTGCACGTAACCGCTGCGCAACATGCGGACCGCCTCGTCCTGCGAAATCGGCGCGGCGGGATCGGACCCTGATGGGGATGGAGTTTCGTCGTGCATCCTTGGCATTTTACCGCGATTTCGCCCCGTGCGTCGCGTCTGGAAAATCCGGTCGAAAATCCGGCGCGTGCAAGTTCGTCCTTGATCCCTACCGGATCGGTAGACTATCATCCCTCCGTCTGTTTCCCGACAGTTCTTTTTGATTGAGGGGGACCCCCATGGAGATCCTGGATTTCCGCGTTCGTCCGCGGACCGAATGGTACTACAAAGACCTTTACCCCACGCCGATTCCCGAATTCCGCCGCTACGTCGAGATCTACCACACGCAACACCTCATCACGATCAAGGGCTTCGAGGAGTCCATCGTGGACATGAGAGCCGCGGGCGTGACGAGAGGCGTCATCTTCTCGGGCGACGCCGGCGGCAACCAAATCGTCGCCGATACCTGTCGCCAGTATCCTGACGCGTACGTGGGTCTCGCGGGCGCGAAGCTCGATAAGGGGATTCGCGACTGCGTCGAGACGCTGCGTCAGGCCTACGACGAATTCGGCCTTTGCGGATGGAACATGGGCCCCTACCTCAGCGGCATCTACGCCGAGGATCGGCGCAACTATCCCGGTTACGCCTTGAGCGAGGAAAAGAAGAAGTGCGTCGTCATTCACAGCAGCGTCCACTACAACCCGGGCAAGGCGATCGACTTCGGCGATCCGAAGCACATCGATCAGGTGGCGGTCGATTTCCCGGGCCTTAAACTGGTCATGGCGCACGCGGGGTACGGCTTCGGCGAACTCGGCCTCATGGTCGCGAACCGCCACGACAACATGTTTATCGATTTCACGGGTCTTCATCCGCGCTATCTGCCGCAGCAGGCCCTGACGATGATCAACGGTCCGCTGAAGCGCAAAGCCATCTTCGGAACGAATTTCCCCTGTCTGGATTTCGCCATCGCCGAGGAATGGATGAAGCTCGTGAAGGACGACGCGAAGCCGTATTTCTTCTACAAGAACGCGGCCCGCGCACTCGGCCTCGAGTAGTCGCGCGAACCACAACCGGCGTCGCGGCAACAGGGCTTTACGCCTTGTCCGCGGCGCCGGTTTTTCGTTACATTGGTTCCATCGCGATCACGATCATCCGCGCGGCACGTATGCCGCCTTGCCGGGAAGGCCCCATGACCACGGAATCCTACACGGCAGTCCTCGACCACTTTTCCGAATACGCGATGGCCGTGGAGTCGAAGGACTATCCGAAGACCGACTTCACGCAGATGCAGTTTCGCGGACACATCGACCACCGCGCGATTGCCGAGGCCTACGACGTGGCGATCCGCGAGATCCCCGTCTTCAACTGCAACCTGACCGAGAAACACCGGGGTCTCTTCTACCTGCCGGTCTGGGTCTTCAACAACGAGGTCCCCAACCGGCTGGTGATCGAAGACTGCCGCCACATGGCGACGCTGCCCGGTCAGCCCTTCGAGCCGATGGAGTTCTCCACGCGCTTTCACGCGGAGCGCACCCGGCGGCGCATCGACGTGCGCCGCGAGTTTCCGTTCCGCTGCTTCCTCGTGCGCGTCGCCGACGACCAGTACATCTTCTCGATTGTCTTTCATCACAGCGTCATGGACCCGGCGAAGGCGTACCGGCTCGTGACGCGCATGCTCGAGGGCTATCACGAACGCGTGAAGGGCTCGCGGCCCGAATGGGCCGAATCGCTGGGCATGGCGGCGCTGGTGCGCAAGGAAGGTTTCGTCAAGCCGATTCGGCTCGGGCGGTTCGCCCGCGAGCAGGTGTACGACGTGCTCGTGAAAAATCCCGAAAAAAGCATCGCGAACATCCGCACGCGGCGCATCCTGCCGGTCGCCGAGCACATGGGGCGCATCAGCATTCGCTACGTGCTCGACGATCCGAAGCTGCTCGCGGGGCTCACCGAGCGGGCGCGGCGCAACGAGGCGACGGTGAACGATCTCATCTTCGCGTGCGCGCGCCGGGTCATCAGTCGGTGGAATCTCGAGCGCGGCGAAACCGTCGACAAGTTTCGCTTCATGCTCATCACCAGCCTCACGGGGCGCATGCCGCTGGGCGATAATACCGGGGCGGGGCTCGCCGGGCTCAATTTCGTTTCCGGCGGGCACAAGGACGCGGACCTCGACGCGCTCATCCGGTACTTTCGCGACGTGCGCAAGGATCAGCTCGGGCGCGGCATTGACGTTCAATTCTACAATACGCTGCGCCACATCGTGCAGACGACGCGCGTTCTGCCGCTGGAGAAGCGACTCGCGCTCGTGCGGCGCATCATCGAGCGGATCGGCTGCACGTTTTATCTCTCGAATCTCGGCACGGTCTGGCCGCGCATCGAGAACGGCCGCCAGACGATGGACTCGGTCATCCTCGGCGCGGGGGACTTCGTCATCGACGACATCCACTCATCGGCGTCGATCTCGCGCAC contains:
- a CDS encoding pentapeptide repeat-containing protein, whose product is MPRMHDETPSPSGSDPAAPISQDEAVRMLRSGYVQTWNELRRTEPEWKPVLEGARIGGAQLGGIDLAGARLVRAYLVDAVLEGADLRHADLKHATLAAADLRRAHLEGAQLFHANAEGADLRGAHFAGAALRDAYLRGAILSGTDLSGLNLSWTQLAGARLDQANLAAANLEEADLSEAVLDGADLTNAILRGADLSGASLRGAKLEGADLSGANLDDADLSGADLTLAIGAPKA
- a CDS encoding amidohydrolase family protein, which encodes MEILDFRVRPRTEWYYKDLYPTPIPEFRRYVEIYHTQHLITIKGFEESIVDMRAAGVTRGVIFSGDAGGNQIVADTCRQYPDAYVGLAGAKLDKGIRDCVETLRQAYDEFGLCGWNMGPYLSGIYAEDRRNYPGYALSEEKKKCVVIHSSVHYNPGKAIDFGDPKHIDQVAVDFPGLKLVMAHAGYGFGELGLMVANRHDNMFIDFTGLHPRYLPQQALTMINGPLKRKAIFGTNFPCLDFAIAEEWMKLVKDDAKPYFFYKNAARALGLE